The genomic segment AGCTCCGGCCGCCGGAGCTCGTTCTACATCGACAAGTATCTCTTTGAGACCGATCCCGCGCTGCTCCGCGACATCGGCCGCCTGCTCGCGGCGGCGTTGCCCGCCGGGACGACGCGCCTGGCCGGTCCGGCGCTCGGCGGCGTGCCGCTGGCGACCGCGGTCGCACTCGAGACCGGTCTGCCGTTCGCGATCGTCCGCCCAGCGAGCAAAGGCTACGGGACGGCGAAACTGGTCGAGGGCCGCATCGAGCGCGGCGACCGCGTCGTCGTGCTCGAGGACGTCGTCACGACCGGCGGGCAGGCGGTGCGGGCCGCGCGGATCGTCGAGGAGGCCGGTGCCGCGGTGCTGGCCATCCTGGCCGTGATCGACCGCCACGAAGGCGGGCGCGAAGGGATCGAAGGCGCCGGCTTTCAGTTCAGGACCCTCTACGATCTGGCGGAGTGGCACCCCCTGCGGGGTGAACGGTCAGACGATCGCGAGCGGGCGGACCGGTGAGCCGGTGGCGCCGACGAACTTGAGGGGCGTGCAGACGAAGAGAAACGTCGCGCGGCCGTCGCGGCTCAGCGCTTCCAGGTAGAGGTTTTCGATGATCGGAAT from the bacterium genome contains:
- the pyrE gene encoding orotate phosphoribosyltransferase; its protein translation is MTDLDADVRARTWARLVRTAFLEGDFVLSSGRRSSFYIDKYLFETDPALLRDIGRLLAAALPAGTTRLAGPALGGVPLATAVALETGLPFAIVRPASKGYGTAKLVEGRIERGDRVVVLEDVVTTGGQAVRAARIVEEAGAAVLAILAVIDRHEGGREGIEGAGFQFRTLYDLAEWHPLRGERSDDRERADR